The following proteins come from a genomic window of Candidatus Thiodiazotropha sp. CDECU1:
- a CDS encoding energy-coupling factor ABC transporter permease — protein MHIEPGIVEGAKMALGVVTAAGAIGYAAKLTLSTIKQNSVTILAMRSAITTLLVFCFFQVLPHYPVGVSEVHFILGATLFLIFGAGPAAIGLAMGLLAQGLLFAPADLPQYGMNVTSLLVPLLVVDALARRLIPAKTAYKDVKYAQALALSTAYQGGVVAWVAFWAFYGNGFGAENLVQVGTFSVAYMTVILIEPLLDLAILATAKNLHQLKDNRLFHSRLYRAAA, from the coding sequence ATGCATATTGAACCAGGCATTGTTGAGGGCGCAAAAATGGCACTTGGCGTTGTGACGGCTGCAGGCGCAATTGGATATGCGGCCAAACTCACGTTGAGTACAATTAAACAAAACAGTGTCACTATACTGGCGATGCGCAGCGCAATCACGACACTACTCGTGTTCTGCTTTTTTCAAGTATTACCGCACTATCCGGTAGGTGTATCCGAGGTACACTTTATTCTTGGCGCTACGCTGTTTCTAATCTTTGGCGCAGGTCCAGCAGCAATTGGCCTGGCTATGGGATTGCTTGCTCAAGGGCTACTATTTGCACCTGCGGACCTGCCGCAATATGGTATGAATGTAACCTCTCTGTTAGTGCCGCTGCTGGTTGTTGATGCGTTGGCGCGCCGCCTGATCCCAGCGAAGACTGCGTATAAAGATGTTAAATATGCGCAGGCACTCGCGCTCTCCACAGCCTATCAGGGTGGGGTTGTCGCTTGGGTGGCATTCTGGGCATTCTATGGGAATGGATTCGGTGCGGAAAATCTTGTTCAGGTAGGTACATTCAGTGTTGCTTATATGACAGTTATTTTAATAGAGCCACTACTGGATCTTGCTATTCTTGCAACAGCAAAAAACCTGCATCAACTCAAGGACAACAGACTTTTTCATTCTCGTCTCTATCGAGCGGCTGCCTAA
- a CDS encoding methyltransferase domain-containing protein, with product MAARDPHRFVNDLDDEAIDRLITRLESRAKDGVFTNLIEKYSSQLLRANPAQVLEVGCGTGAMIRSLVRREEFTGSAVGVDQSIPFIKAAKALAQQEFIDERLEFRTGDAHHLEFPSAGFDTVIANTLISHVTDPVRVLEEMARVVKSGGTVVIFDGDYSSLTYAFPDYDFGCQMDSALANASFCNPRIMRELPGMLADIGLQLKTAWGDAVVEIGKASYFKSFAETYAPYVSSSGLMTAGEVEHWLSVQQQAMESETFFAACNYYTYLLGRA from the coding sequence ATGGCCGCGCGAGACCCACACAGATTCGTCAATGATCTCGATGATGAGGCAATCGATCGCCTGATAACCCGTCTGGAAAGCCGTGCAAAGGACGGTGTGTTTACCAATCTCATCGAGAAATATTCATCCCAGTTGTTGCGTGCCAATCCCGCTCAGGTACTGGAGGTGGGTTGTGGTACTGGTGCGATGATTCGCTCCTTGGTGCGCCGGGAAGAGTTTACAGGCAGTGCGGTTGGGGTTGATCAAAGTATTCCGTTCATCAAGGCGGCCAAAGCATTGGCTCAACAAGAGTTTATCGATGAAAGGTTGGAATTTCGAACCGGTGATGCACATCATCTTGAATTTCCATCTGCAGGTTTTGATACCGTTATAGCAAATACCCTGATAAGCCATGTTACCGACCCGGTGCGTGTGCTCGAAGAGATGGCAAGAGTGGTTAAGTCTGGTGGAACTGTGGTCATCTTCGACGGTGACTATTCATCCTTGACCTATGCCTTTCCGGATTACGATTTCGGCTGTCAAATGGATAGCGCTCTTGCCAATGCATCTTTCTGTAATCCCAGGATTATGCGTGAGTTGCCAGGGATGTTGGCTGATATCGGACTGCAACTCAAAACCGCATGGGGGGATGCTGTGGTGGAGATCGGGAAGGCAAGCTATTTCAAGTCGTTTGCGGAAACCTATGCCCCCTATGTCTCGAGCTCCGGTCTGATGACAGCTGGTGAAGTCGAGCATTGGTTGTCTGTGCAGCAACAGGCAATGGAGTCTGAAACCTTCTTTGCAGCATGCAACTACTACACATATCTCCTGGGTCGCGCATGA
- the glcF gene encoding glycolate oxidase subunit GlcF gives MQTNFNQQQLTLPAIASSEVELRACLQCDYCTPNCPTYKLLGDEYDSSRGRVYLIKELLESEGKPLQKTVDYIDRCLSCLACMSTCPSSVHYQHLLDHARESIELRHQRKPLDRLSRWLLAKLLPYPNRFRLAMQTAKILKPAASMLPNPIRGMVEYTPDRLPPPSPNDEPQVFPAKGERKRRVALLTGCAQRALNTDINDATIRILCRHGCEVVVAQGAGCCGAVTHHMGKSKESLMAAAKNIRAWMSEIDGDGLDAIVINTSGCGTVIKDYGYMFRNHSLASQAETIAGLAKDVTELLSEMELDYRVKPGLRISYHATCSLQFGQRVRFTPRRLLKTAGFTVLEPRDSHTCCGAAGTYNLLQPEISTRLKENKLKALEAGSPSAVAAGNIGCMMHLMSSSRIPVVHTVELLDWVTGGPIPSSLNDIQSEAG, from the coding sequence ATGCAAACCAATTTTAACCAACAGCAGCTGACACTACCTGCCATCGCAAGTTCAGAAGTGGAGTTGCGCGCGTGCCTGCAATGCGACTATTGCACGCCAAACTGTCCCACTTATAAGTTATTGGGTGATGAGTATGACAGTTCCCGTGGACGCGTCTATTTGATCAAGGAACTACTAGAAAGCGAGGGCAAACCGCTGCAGAAGACAGTGGATTACATCGATCGATGTCTCTCCTGCCTTGCCTGCATGTCCACCTGTCCATCCAGTGTGCACTATCAGCACCTGCTGGATCATGCCCGGGAGAGTATTGAACTGAGGCACCAGCGAAAACCGCTGGATCGGTTGTCACGCTGGTTGTTGGCAAAGCTGCTGCCCTATCCGAATCGCTTTCGCCTGGCGATGCAAACGGCAAAAATCCTAAAGCCGGCAGCATCGATGCTGCCAAATCCGATTCGTGGCATGGTGGAGTACACACCAGATAGGTTGCCACCACCCAGCCCCAACGATGAACCTCAAGTATTTCCCGCAAAGGGCGAACGTAAGCGTCGCGTGGCATTGTTGACAGGATGTGCGCAACGAGCATTGAACACAGATATCAACGACGCAACGATTCGGATTCTCTGTCGGCATGGCTGTGAGGTTGTTGTCGCGCAAGGCGCCGGGTGTTGCGGCGCCGTTACCCATCATATGGGTAAGTCAAAAGAGAGTCTGATGGCGGCGGCGAAGAATATACGCGCCTGGATGAGCGAGATCGATGGTGATGGTCTGGATGCGATTGTGATCAATACCAGCGGTTGTGGTACGGTCATTAAGGACTATGGATATATGTTCCGTAATCACTCGCTGGCATCACAGGCAGAGACAATCGCAGGACTGGCCAAGGATGTTACCGAACTGCTTTCAGAGATGGAGTTGGACTATAGGGTCAAGCCGGGATTACGAATTTCCTACCATGCAACCTGCTCATTGCAATTTGGACAACGAGTGAGGTTTACACCCAGGCGGTTACTGAAAACGGCGGGCTTCACGGTGCTTGAGCCACGGGACTCGCATACCTGTTGTGGTGCTGCCGGGACCTACAATCTATTACAGCCAGAGATCTCCACACGCCTGAAAGAGAATAAATTAAAAGCGCTTGAAGCGGGGTCGCCCTCGGCTGTTGCTGCAGGCAATATTGGCTGCATGATGCACCTGATGTCGAGCTCCAGGATTCCAGTAGTACATACAGTGGAATTGCTGGACTGGGTGACAGGAGGGCCGATACCGTCATCTTTGAATGATATTCAAAGTGAGGCCGGATAG